The genomic DNA TCTTCTTTTTCGTcctaaagaaagaaacatatggatatacagtatgaaGCACAGGAAGACGCAAGTATAGACACATGCAAAGTCATACAGACACAGGATCTGTTTGTGGACCCTTTGGATCTAGTTGGACGTCAGCATTGAGTGCTTCTAAACTAAAGGCTAACAGCTGATGAATTAATTCtgataaacaaatgaaacacaaacaatgtaATTTCTCGTGTACTTACTGAAGACACCAACATTTATAGTTTAGGCTGGAAAAACTATATGAACTTCTAGATTTCCCCTTTAATGAAACAGTAAGAAAAACACTCCAAAAGAGAAGCAGAACAACAGCTGCTCTTTGCATTGAAGCAGGCAAAAGACACTGCAAAAATATGTAGGCCTATATTCAATTTTGTTGAGGCAAAAATCAGTACCTTGTAGTCTTGTTTTTAGTTATGGCTTTTAGCTACATTTATAATTTTTCGAATGTTTTTTCATCATCTACCAAGACTTGTGTGTCCATCAGGCAGATACGTGACAGAAAGGAGAGGGGGTTCGAAGGATCAAACAGAGCACTGTACAAAAAGGAGATGACAGCGAAACCCAGGAAAGTGGTATCTGGTGCTCTTGATAATGTTTATTTctaacaaaaaactgaaaacaaaggTGATATTCATgggagaatataaaaaaaaatacatagctGCTTGTCTGAACAGCCCAACTGGACGCTACTGGAATAATACTCGGTGGACAGATGCCTCCAAGGTCGAACATTTtggtaaaaagacaaaaaacggAGCACTAGAACATCATCCTGGCCTTAAAGTGGTACAGTACTCCACCTAAAATTCTCTTTTTAGTATCACTCACTCACCCCACACAAAATCATGGCAGTAAAAGGCATAAAAACTTCCATACTGACTTTTGAATACACAACTGAAAGATAAACCACTCTTCGTCCGTCCCTCTGTATGCCCATTCTGTTCAAAATACTCATCATTCAACCACAATATTATGGCTACAGTTAATTCCCGGCTTCAGTGTCATGCTATAGCCCTAATCATAACTCAGAGGCCCTGCCTAATTTATTATGcaattttgcttttattattttttatttatttcacaaggtgaaaagagagagacaggaaaagagACAGACGTGCAACAAAGGTAGATCTGATCAAAGTAGCGAAGTGACACCGctaatttgaaatttgaaactTTCTTCTATATTATCTTTAAAACAACctcaatcatttttgttttgttgacaacTGTTAAGTGTCTTTAGCCTGTGATGGCCAAATttctgataaaataaataaataacacatcaCAGACGTTATATGAGCTTCATCTGTCTTCTTACTGAAACTTCCTTACCTTAATCTGTCTACCCAAGACTTTCAGTTGTCGGTCTGATTCAGctttctgctcctccagcttTTTGACAAGATCTGCAATGACAAATTATTCAAGCTGTTTGAGAACCACAGGTGTAACGTACTGTAGATTCAGGACGGATTCACAGTAATCAAACACAGCATTCACAATTAATCAAACAGTTTTCTGTGTGAGGATACAGCAGACCATCTTTAGCAAAAATGCTCCTATAAAAGTAACAGTTATCTGGACTGTATTAGATCACTCTTGAAATTATTCTCATTACTGCAATAATATTCGTATCAGACCCATCTCATCTGCCATAATTCATAACAGCTTGTGGAAACAGTGTGTCCACCCATTTCATATTTGCCAACTGCACCACTAGCAAGTCAGAGACAGCTGTGTTACAGTATGGCCTCATTTTCCTGCCTGATTCTCACTCCAGTTTGTAAGGTTAGTTATAGAATACACATGGCCAAAACTAATGCAGCCCTGGAATAAATCCTTCTTCCATGGAGATTATAATATACAGGTATTATTGGAAGTGTTAAAAGTGGTATCATTTCaactttatggtcattttggaggtgtttctaatattttctcGCAAGCTCAAAATTGGAAAACACTGAactgatttatttctctttataaCATTTTCGACTGCTGACTAAAAGTCTGCACAGAAAACTGAACAGCCAGTGAAAGGACATACTCTCCATATCCAGAACGGCTTGGTTGGTGTGGCAGTTGACGGCCCTCTGCTGCTCCACCTGGTCCTCCAGTTCAAAGATGGTCTCCTTCAGCTCCTTCACCTGGTTCTCAGCGTGGATCCCGGCCTCCTCCAGCGCAGTAACCCGGCCACTGAGctcctgctccctcctctcAGCCCGCTCCTGAACCTGCTGGCATTTAGCCTccacctgtgtatgtgtgtacatttgtgaGATTATGATGGGTTCAGTACAGTGATGGATTAAATGAAAGAGGCTGTGTTTCATGTGAAAGTAATTACTGGCTGCCACTGTGCTAATTAGATGGAAGCACTTAAGTCACATTTGGCTCAATACAGATGTTTTATGAAATCTCCCAGACATCCTTGTTGTGCAGCGattccatttccatttctttctttttgcttttttacatCTCTGTCTTTCAAATGATTAGATTAAAGATGCTCTCAACAGAAAAAGCTGTGTCAAGATTTGTGGGTGGCTGGTTGAAAAAGACAAGCAGTATGTGTGAGGAAACCACTGaccaaaatgtaattaaagcaGTCTTGAATCTCATGGTATAGTAGTGTTTTATATTgaagtgatacatttttttttctggtgatcCAATTATCTAAGGCTGATAtaaattgttttctctcctgtgttaaTTAAGAACAGTTGAAAAACAAAGTTCAGGCAGGGGATTTTTTCTTCAGGTGAGATTTCATTTCTACATGCACGATGAAAACAAGgtacatacagtgggtacggaaagtattctgacccctttaaatttttcactctttgtttcattgcagccatttgctaaaatcgaaaaagttcattttttttcgcattaatgtacactcagcaacccatcttgacagaaaaaaacagaaatgtagaaatttttgcaaatttattaaaaaagaaaaactgaaatatcacatggtcactttttcgattttagcaaatggctgcaatgaaacaaagggtgaaaaatttaaaggggtctgaatactttccgtacccactgtatattgtGTGTTAGCAAGTTACATACATTACTATCAGGTTGTTCTTTTGGCTAGAAATGTGTGGATTGACTCTAATCTGCcgtttggaaaaaaatgtaaacttttagTCCTGTTTAGGACATTGGGTGGTGGCATAATTTCCAGTTTGACTACTGCACATAAGTACACATTGCACATTTGGTGCAGCTTCCAcaattacttacttacttattacACATATGTCAAGCCCATTTTCATATATGATAAAAGTCACATAGAAACAATGGTACATGTAAACATTCAACTGGGTTGTGAATGTTAATAAATGCTTACAGCAGTTATGCTTGAGTCCACACAGTGCTGTTTACACATGAGCTTAACTATGTCTGACAATGACCGCTGGGTCACAGTATGATACTAACAAGCAAGGTGACAGTGACTCATGGAAATAAGAGATCAGACTGGATTAGTTCTGACCGCATCAATGTTTTCATAGGTTCAACTATTGAATTACATACAAGCTGAAGTCAGTGTACCATGAGGATTCTCGTCATCCATAAAGCAGATCTCTGAGCATAGTGATCTAAAATAAGTAATAGATGTAGTTGTGCAGGattctctccctttccctcaCACCATGTGGCTCTAATAGATCAGGATGTTCGTGAGTGAAGTTATGGAGTGGCCTCACCCTCACACCCATGTGGCAGTGCCTCAGGAGGGTCACACACTGGTGGACCACCCTATTGTTGGCACGGCAGTCACAGTCCAACAATGACGACATCACTAAGCTGATGGTGACACGCCCTGAATTGGAATCAACAACCCCAAATATGACCCCGAACTTACACTGCCTCAGCCATTCTGGTGTTTGTGGTGTTGAAGGGGAAAACCAAAGTGACTCCCTAGAATCATATGAAAACTATTTGAGTGAACATGAGTTCATGTGCTGTGGTGGTGAAGTGATGAACAAGACCTAATACCAGCTGTAAAGCCTGTTTAATGGTCATGTTTGACTCATAATGGAAATAGTGTGTCCTTATGTTCACATTCAATAAGTGGTGACTgccaaaaatgatttcaaatgttatgttattttttaatcattagCAAGTACTAGATGCTGTCTGGATATTCTGGTCTCTTCCAAATCTATTCCTGAAAATGACTGCATTGCTAGTACAGAATATGAAGAAAAGTTAATcaactgttttttaaactaatGAACTGCTGCCTCACTTTTTCAAATGTTACAGTAAATATGGACGGAGAGATTGTTCTTTTGGGAATTCCTGGAAGTTTTgtcaaacacaagaaaactaaTGAGCTTACTAGCATAACAGTGAGTCATATACAGTACAATTCAAGCCCTGGTTTTGACACACATCACTTAGTACAACACAATGGAAGCAACCAAGTGGAAAAAGTTTGAACTGTGAAGAGACATTCTCCAACCAACAGAGACTTGTCCAGTTTTAAATAgattaatttgaatatttgtcgACATTTGtctccaaacaaacaacatgttaTGTTCAGTGATAAATACTAATTCCTTTTGTTACGTTTTGACTGAATTTTgtgagtcatttttaaatagcaaAATATCTCTACCATTCAGTATTTCCTTTAtagtgtatatactgtatgttacacacataaacatacaacaCTCCTACCTTGGACATTGTGGATCGTACATGCTCAGTCTCGGCCTGGGCCTGTAGCAGCTCCTGCCTCAGCTctgtcagctcctcctccagcatgtCTCTCTCAGCGTGGGCTGTTTTCAGCAGGTTCTGCACCTCAGAGCTGTCACTGGCACTCTGCATGGCCTTCAACTCACCAACTTTTTGCCTCTCAATGTCCACCTGCGCTTTCAGCCTACTGTTTTCCAGCCTGAGACTGTCTGCTGTcgccctctgctcctctgcggCCTGTGCTGCCTGACCTCCGGCCTCCAGCTCTCTGTCCAGCTGGGCTTGCAGCCTGTCCATCTCCTCTCTGAGGCAGCGCTCCTGGCCCTGGGcctcctggttctcctcctccagagccCGAAGGCTGCCTGTCAACTGCTGCTGGATGTCAACCAGCTTCTCCCGTTCGAAACGCGAGCTCTCAACCAGCTCGGTATACCTTTGCTCCAGCTCGGCAAGCCGAGGCCCTTGGCTACCGAGCTCCTCTTCCCTCTGGGCCTGAGCTTGGGCTTGCTCTTGAAGTCTGCCAGCGAGTGTATCGTTCTTCTGGGCCATCATTTCCAGGCGCTCTCTCTGCTGTTGAAGTGAGGTCTGCAGGAGGCGCTTCTCCTCAGCCAGACGCTCGTTCTCAGCCGTCAGCTCCTGCACCACTTGCTGCTGGTCGGACAGCTCCTGCAGAGTTGCCTGCAGCTCCTCCGCCGTGCTGTGGTGGCTCTCCTCCATCTTGTGAATCTGTTCTGTCAGGCTCTGCACTGATGACATGTCCTGCCCTCCTGCATTGGTTAGTGCCCCCGCTACAACGACTTCGCCACTGACACCGCTGCTCGTTGATTCTGAAAGAGATGGGATCTTCTCAAACTCTGAGGAGTCGGGTGATGGTGAGTCCTTGGTGATGTCAGAACTGGAAGAGATAGAGGTTTGGAGAGGACTGGTAGGACAGGGGAGACTGTCCTGTTGTTGAGTTGAGGAGTTGGAGTCTGAGGGTAGGCCATTCACCAAAGGCTTGGAGGGGGAGCTTGAGTTGGTActagagagaggagaggcctCCAAGGAAAGCAGCTTTTCCTTCAGTGACTGGTTCTCCTCTCTAAGTCCTGCAAGCTCTCTCTGAAACTTCCCGTTCTTCTCCCTCAGCTCTCCAACCAGCACAAGGGCCTCCGCCACCTGTCCCTGCTCTGGATCTGCAGCAGGCTCTTGCCATGAGACAGAGTTGGGTGAGGGTGAATTGGAGGCTTTACCTTTGCAGCGCTGCAACTCCATCCTGAGATTGCTGATCTCTAAATCTTTGGCCTTGGCCTCAGccagcagctccttcacctGGCCCTCCAGAAC from Anoplopoma fimbria isolate UVic2021 breed Golden Eagle Sablefish chromosome 24, Afim_UVic_2022, whole genome shotgun sequence includes the following:
- the specc1 gene encoding cytospin-B isoform X3, whose amino-acid sequence is MGNQAGRQEETESGAQATKKSGIPAPRELSSTITRDRISLRDQLRSSTNKRMVSSASTSSLSTLAKQTRSSTKSRGDAEGQERGVLEGQVKELLAEAKAKDLEISNLRMELQRCKGKASNSPSPNSVSWQEPAADPEQGQVAEALVLVGELREKNGKFQRELAGLREENQSLKEKLLSLEASPLSSTNSSSPSKPLVNGLPSDSNSSTQQQDSLPCPTSPLQTSISSSSDITKDSPSPDSSEFEKIPSLSESTSSGVSGEVVVAGALTNAGGQDMSSVQSLTEQIHKMEESHHSTAEELQATLQELSDQQQVVQELTAENERLAEEKRLLQTSLQQQRERLEMMAQKNDTLAGRLQEQAQAQAQREEELGSQGPRLAELEQRYTELVESSRFEREKLVDIQQQLTGSLRALEEENQEAQGQERCLREEMDRLQAQLDRELEAGGQAAQAAEEQRATADSLRLENSRLKAQVDIERQKVGELKAMQSASDSSEVQNLLKTAHAERDMLEEELTELRQELLQAQAETEHVRSTMSKVEAKCQQVQERAERREQELSGRVTALEEAGIHAENQVKELKETIFELEDQVEQQRAVNCHTNQAVLDMENLVKKLEEQKAESDRQLKVLGRQIKDEKEEWRRFQADLQTAVVVANDIKVEAQQELRTLRRQLQEEQDRSAKLSTDLEALQGVRLSTGATFDTKTAVEGH
- the specc1 gene encoding cytospin-B isoform X1 codes for the protein MMKSGATKVGLPKSGLQERTKQASLAPSSSTTTSTAMKTSRSSNMLASDQRLSRLKRASSDDALTKPALGAAASGSRLKKTVTTGAISDLTEARPRSLSGAQATKKSGIPAPRELSSTITRDRISLRDQLRSSTNKRMVSSASTSSLSTLAKQTRSSTKSRGDAEGQERGVLEGQVKELLAEAKAKDLEISNLRMELQRCKGKASNSPSPNSVSWQEPAADPEQGQVAEALVLVGELREKNGKFQRELAGLREENQSLKEKLLSLEASPLSSTNSSSPSKPLVNGLPSDSNSSTQQQDSLPCPTSPLQTSISSSSDITKDSPSPDSSEFEKIPSLSESTSSGVSGEVVVAGALTNAGGQDMSSVQSLTEQIHKMEESHHSTAEELQATLQELSDQQQVVQELTAENERLAEEKRLLQTSLQQQRERLEMMAQKNDTLAGRLQEQAQAQAQREEELGSQGPRLAELEQRYTELVESSRFEREKLVDIQQQLTGSLRALEEENQEAQGQERCLREEMDRLQAQLDRELEAGGQAAQAAEEQRATADSLRLENSRLKAQVDIERQKVGELKAMQSASDSSEVQNLLKTAHAERDMLEEELTELRQELLQAQAETEHVRSTMSKVEAKCQQVQERAERREQELSGRVTALEEAGIHAENQVKELKETIFELEDQVEQQRAVNCHTNQAVLDMENLVKKLEEQKAESDRQLKVLGRQIKDEKEEWRRFQADLQTAVVVANDIKVEAQQELRTLRRQLQEEQDRSAKLSTDLEALQGVRSQGDEERVFDFDINRHWCSISMIPTTTSDATGDADSESGATVKSLIKSFDTVGQNGPGHTVQMHSSPRTPLSGIPVRTAPAAAVSPIQRHTYIKPLSKTLEKRIHHGEFSHHHDKLSGCGEDLKPNSLMRKSPSLESVIKPPASLSSRTSSFSYNRGNSKLSVERKDPLAALAREYGGSKRNALLKWCQKKTEGYPNIDVTNFSSSWSDGLAFCALLHTYLPAHIPYQELISQDKDRNLTLAFQAAESIGIKTSLDMEELMKTDRPDWQSVMQYVSQIYKYFET
- the specc1 gene encoding cytospin-B isoform X2, producing the protein MMKSGATKVGLPKSGLQERTKQASLAPSSSTTTSTAMKTSRSSNMLASDQRLSRLKRASSDDALTKPALGAAASGSRLKKTVTTGAISDLTEARPRSLSGAQATKKSGIPAPRELSSTITRDRISLRDQLRSSTNKRMVSSASTSSLSTLAKQTRSSTKSRGDAEGQERGVLEGQVKELLAEAKAKDLEISNLRMELQRCKGKASNSPSPNSVSWQEPAADPEQGQVAEALVLVGELREKNGKFQRELAGLREENQSLKEKLLSLEASPLSSTNSSSPSKPLVNGLPSDSNSSTQQQDSLPCPTSPLQTSISSSSDITKDSPSPDSSEFEKIPSLSESTSSGVSGEVVVAGALTNAGGQDMSSVQSLTEQIHKMEESHHSTAEELQATLQELSDQQQVVQELTAENERLAEEKRLLQTSLQQQRERLEMMAQKNDTLAGRLQEQAQAQAQREEELGSQGPRLAELEQRYTELVESSRFEREKLVDIQQQLTGSLRALEEENQEAQGQERCLREEMDRLQAQLDRELEAGGQAAQAAEEQRATADSLRLENSRLKAQVDIERQKVGELKAMQSASDSSEVQNLLKTAHAERDMLEEELTELRQELLQAQAETEHVRSTMSKVEAKCQQVQERAERREQELSGRVTALEEAGIHAENQVKELKETIFELEDQVEQQRAVNCHTNQAVLDMENLVKKLEEQKAESDRQLKVLGRQIKDEKEEWRRFQADLQTAVVVANDIKVEAQQELRTLRRQLQEEQDRSAKLSTDLEALQGVRLSTGATFDTKTAVEGH